The Pseudofrankia inefficax genome window below encodes:
- a CDS encoding family 78 glycoside hydrolase catalytic domain, giving the protein MRAIRLRTEYLTEPLGLGITAPRLYWNADGGLRQTAYQVVARRGGETVWDTGKVASSRMTHVRYEGVPLGSRDRVDWSVVLWDEAGAAGPPAESWFELGLLDPADWTAEWITGDYTPEPDVRYPVDHFRRDFRVREPVLAARLYITAAGVYEAVLNGEPVSEARLGPGATDYRHRLHYQTFDVTSLLAADNVLEVRLADGWYRGSLGAFGATHVFGRETRLLAQLELTYPDGSTETVGSDERFRWSDDGPVRFADLQDGEVYDARLAPSYSGHARITTETMIPTAADNVPVTEHERFPARLLTTPSGARVLDFGQNLAGFVAFTVSGRAGQRLTLRLGEILDGAGEFTQRNFQLRKPVHEFGRDVEILLLTGQESEIKGELQPTPKQEVVFTASGGTDHYVTRFAVFGFRYALVETDLDIDPADFEAIAVYSAMEQTGTCVTSHEGVNRFLENTRWSMKGNFLDVPTDCPTRERLGWTGDAQVFFDTAAYLMDVGAFFRKWLRDVRDGQLADGKLSAVIPYNGTSMLYDTTGGSVGWADAVVLIPYRYWKRYGDESILRDCYDAMRRYAMFMITNAGPLDPEAAADNPHARYLYEKGVHLGDWLEAAEFRDPSPGRTPMPEEATAYLHYTMTHLAEIATVLGETADADLFAEYAQGAKAAYTHQFLRDGTLDTDRQAKLVRPLALGLADGDVKRRLEDRLVQAVKNRDFHVNTGFLSTPFVLPTLTAAGHPEIAYRMLDNEDAPSWLAEVKAGATTVWEDWEGKESRNHYSPGAVCQWLFDTVAGLRVTGENHFTIAPVPGGSLTSAQARYTSVYGTVASSWTRTGTDLHLTVTLPPNTTADVRLPNGTEHVVGPGTHEYTA; this is encoded by the coding sequence ATGAGAGCGATCCGGCTGCGCACCGAGTACCTCACCGAGCCGCTCGGCCTGGGGATCACCGCGCCCCGCCTCTACTGGAACGCGGACGGCGGCCTGCGGCAGACGGCCTACCAGGTCGTGGCCCGCCGCGGCGGCGAGACGGTGTGGGACACCGGCAAGGTCGCCTCGTCACGGATGACCCACGTTCGGTATGAGGGCGTCCCGCTGGGCAGCCGCGACCGCGTCGACTGGTCGGTCGTCCTCTGGGACGAGGCCGGCGCCGCGGGACCGCCCGCCGAGTCGTGGTTCGAGCTGGGACTGCTCGACCCGGCCGACTGGACCGCCGAGTGGATCACCGGTGACTACACGCCCGAGCCCGACGTGCGCTACCCGGTCGACCACTTCCGCCGCGACTTCCGCGTACGGGAGCCGGTCCTGGCCGCCCGCCTGTACATCACCGCGGCCGGCGTCTACGAGGCCGTGCTGAACGGCGAGCCGGTGAGCGAGGCCCGTCTCGGTCCCGGTGCCACCGACTACCGTCACCGCCTGCACTACCAGACCTTCGACGTGACGAGCCTGCTCGCCGCGGACAACGTGCTGGAGGTGCGCCTGGCCGACGGCTGGTATCGCGGGTCGCTCGGCGCGTTCGGGGCCACGCACGTGTTCGGCCGCGAGACGAGGCTGCTGGCCCAGCTGGAGCTGACGTATCCGGACGGCTCCACCGAGACCGTCGGCAGCGATGAGCGGTTCCGGTGGAGCGACGACGGCCCGGTGCGGTTCGCCGACCTGCAGGACGGCGAGGTCTACGACGCCCGGCTCGCGCCGAGCTACTCGGGCCACGCCCGGATCACGACCGAGACGATGATCCCCACCGCGGCCGACAACGTGCCGGTGACCGAGCACGAACGGTTCCCCGCCCGGCTGCTGACGACCCCGAGCGGGGCGCGCGTCCTCGACTTCGGGCAGAACCTGGCCGGGTTCGTCGCCTTCACGGTCTCGGGACGCGCGGGCCAGCGGCTCACCCTGCGCCTCGGCGAGATCCTCGACGGGGCCGGCGAGTTCACCCAGCGGAACTTCCAGCTACGCAAGCCCGTGCACGAGTTCGGCCGCGACGTCGAGATCCTCCTCCTCACCGGCCAGGAGAGCGAGATCAAGGGCGAGCTGCAGCCCACGCCGAAGCAGGAGGTCGTGTTCACCGCCAGCGGCGGCACCGACCACTACGTGACCCGCTTCGCCGTCTTCGGGTTCCGCTACGCCCTCGTCGAGACCGACCTCGACATCGACCCGGCGGACTTCGAGGCGATCGCGGTGTACTCCGCCATGGAGCAGACCGGCACGTGCGTCACCTCGCACGAGGGAGTCAACCGGTTCCTGGAGAACACCCGGTGGAGCATGAAGGGCAACTTCCTCGACGTGCCCACGGACTGCCCGACCCGAGAGCGCCTCGGCTGGACCGGCGACGCCCAGGTCTTCTTCGACACGGCCGCCTACCTGATGGACGTCGGCGCGTTCTTCCGCAAATGGCTGCGGGATGTCCGCGACGGGCAGCTCGCCGACGGGAAGCTGTCCGCCGTCATCCCCTACAACGGCACGTCGATGCTCTACGACACCACCGGCGGCTCCGTCGGGTGGGCCGACGCGGTGGTGCTCATCCCCTACCGCTACTGGAAGCGCTACGGCGACGAGAGCATCCTGCGCGACTGCTATGACGCGATGCGCCGCTACGCGATGTTCATGATCACGAACGCGGGCCCGCTCGACCCCGAGGCCGCCGCCGACAACCCGCACGCGCGATACCTGTACGAGAAGGGCGTGCACCTCGGCGACTGGCTGGAGGCGGCCGAGTTCCGCGACCCGTCCCCCGGCCGCACGCCGATGCCCGAGGAGGCGACGGCCTACCTGCACTACACGATGACGCACCTGGCCGAGATCGCGACCGTGCTCGGCGAGACCGCGGACGCGGACCTGTTCGCCGAGTACGCCCAAGGCGCGAAGGCCGCGTACACGCACCAGTTCCTGCGCGACGGCACTCTCGACACCGACCGGCAGGCGAAGCTCGTGCGCCCGCTCGCGCTGGGCCTCGCCGACGGCGACGTGAAGCGCCGTCTGGAGGACCGGCTCGTGCAGGCGGTGAAGAACCGGGACTTCCACGTCAACACCGGTTTCCTGTCGACGCCGTTCGTGCTGCCGACGCTCACCGCGGCCGGTCACCCCGAGATCGCCTACCGGATGCTGGACAACGAGGACGCGCCGAGCTGGCTCGCCGAGGTCAAGGCGGGCGCGACAACGGTCTGGGAGGACTGGGAGGGCAAGGAAAGCCGGAACCACTACTCCCCCGGCGCCGTCTGCCAGTGGCTGTTCGACACGGTCGCCGGCCTGCGCGTCACCGGGGAGAACCACTTCACCATCGCCCCGGTGCCGGGCGGCAGCCTGACGTCCGCCCAAGCGCGTTACACCAGCGTCTACGGCACGGTGGCGAGCTCCTGGACCCGAACCGGAACGGACCTTCACCTGACGGTGACCCTGCCGCCGAACACCACCGCCGACGTGCGGCTGCCGAACGGCACGGAGCACGTCGTGGGCCCCGGGACTCACGAATACACGGCCTGA
- a CDS encoding ABC transporter ATP-binding protein, protein MARSDAARTSAPRTLFGHAGDGAWLLVGGYVLILVDAVAQSLTPAVFRVVLNRIQHDPHQFVRTGWQGPALGAAAIAGTFLVAAYLAHTWTRRGAARWANNLRGALYEHVQRLSMDFFHRSHVGDLAALINQDTERLELAVWQGLTLWWAVALLLISVGLIAWVDPWMALLAVGLLAVAVVWTLLVLPRLRRHTRDIRDELGRTSGTLAEMLGVNALLKAFNAEDHALGQVRDGTERIRAGSETFARLQHRYADPLGFHLSFVAPFLLLFVGAWRSATGTLEIGDVVAIWGFWMRGSTALTAVITTLPEVLAGMAASERTAELLDERPAVADRPHAPALAVTRGGVAFEGVSFAYPGRESRLVLDRFDLTLEPGQTTALVGPSGAGKSTVAQLLLRFFDPTGGRVTIDGRDLREVTQASVRAAIGVVFQDSVLVSGSLARNLRLARPTATDEEIVTALEAANAWEFVRAWDDGVETELGERGVTLSGGQRQRLAIARVMLKDPAIVVLDEATSALDASGERLVLGALDRLLAGRTSLVIAHRIATVRQADQIVVVERGRVGDIGTHSSLLRTSATYRSYCREQAVA, encoded by the coding sequence ATGGCGCGTAGCGACGCGGCGCGGACGTCCGCGCCGCGCACCCTGTTCGGGCACGCCGGCGACGGCGCCTGGCTCCTCGTCGGCGGCTACGTGCTCATCCTCGTCGACGCCGTAGCGCAGAGCCTCACACCCGCGGTGTTCCGGGTCGTCCTCAACCGCATCCAGCACGACCCGCACCAGTTCGTCCGCACCGGCTGGCAGGGGCCGGCGCTGGGCGCGGCAGCCATCGCCGGGACGTTCCTCGTCGCGGCGTACCTGGCGCACACCTGGACCCGCCGCGGTGCGGCGCGGTGGGCCAACAACCTGCGCGGCGCCCTGTACGAGCATGTGCAGCGCCTGTCGATGGACTTCTTCCACCGCTCCCACGTCGGCGACCTCGCCGCCCTGATCAACCAGGACACCGAGCGGCTGGAACTGGCGGTCTGGCAGGGCCTGACGCTGTGGTGGGCGGTGGCGCTGCTGCTCATCTCGGTGGGGCTCATCGCGTGGGTCGACCCGTGGATGGCGCTGCTCGCGGTCGGGCTGCTCGCCGTGGCCGTGGTGTGGACCCTGCTGGTCCTGCCACGGCTGCGCCGCCACACCCGCGACATCCGGGACGAGCTCGGCCGGACCTCCGGGACGCTCGCCGAGATGCTGGGCGTGAACGCGCTCCTGAAGGCGTTCAACGCCGAGGACCACGCGCTGGGCCAGGTCCGCGACGGCACCGAGCGGATTCGCGCCGGCTCGGAGACCTTCGCGCGGCTCCAGCATCGCTACGCCGACCCGCTGGGCTTCCACCTCTCGTTCGTCGCGCCGTTCCTGCTGCTGTTCGTCGGGGCGTGGCGGTCGGCGACCGGAACGCTGGAGATCGGCGACGTGGTCGCCATCTGGGGCTTCTGGATGCGCGGGTCGACCGCGCTGACGGCGGTCATAACGACCCTGCCGGAGGTCCTGGCCGGCATGGCCGCCAGCGAGCGCACCGCGGAGCTGCTCGACGAACGGCCCGCCGTGGCCGACCGGCCCCACGCGCCGGCGCTGGCCGTCACGCGGGGTGGCGTCGCCTTCGAAGGGGTCTCGTTCGCCTACCCGGGACGGGAGTCACGGCTGGTCCTCGACCGGTTCGACCTGACGCTCGAGCCCGGCCAGACGACCGCGCTCGTCGGTCCGTCCGGGGCGGGGAAGTCCACCGTCGCCCAGCTGCTCCTCCGGTTCTTCGACCCGACCGGCGGCCGGGTGACGATCGACGGCCGCGATCTGCGCGAGGTCACCCAGGCCTCGGTGCGCGCCGCCATCGGTGTCGTGTTCCAGGACTCCGTGCTGGTCAGCGGCTCGCTGGCGCGCAACCTGCGACTGGCCAGGCCGACCGCGACCGACGAGGAGATCGTCACCGCGCTGGAGGCGGCGAACGCGTGGGAGTTCGTCCGGGCCTGGGACGACGGCGTCGAGACCGAGCTCGGCGAACGCGGCGTGACCCTCTCCGGTGGCCAGCGCCAACGCCTCGCCATCGCCCGGGTCATGCTGAAGGACCCGGCCATCGTGGTCCTGGACGAGGCGACCAGCGCGCTTGACGCGTCCGGCGAGCGCCTGGTGCTCGGCGCCCTCGACCGGCTGCTCGCCGGCAGGACGTCGCTCGTCATCGCCCATCGCATCGCGACCGTCCGCCAGGCCGACCAGATCGTGGTCGTCGAACGCGGCCGCGTCGGCGACATCGGCACGCACTCCTCGCTGCTGCGTACGTCGGCGACCTATCGCTCCTACTGCCGGGAGCAGGCCGTCGCGTAG
- a CDS encoding phytanoyl-CoA dioxygenase family protein yields the protein MSIALDRRTRLDSDLRTLGMAEFLAGDFPDLVVRHGALVARGVEAFGAPPLAIETADGSWSFAADGGTLAVSPGVAPGALVVTLDGDALSDWLQNQRSFNAMITARELRYRGGGEWDVSVWDSLWLTLLEGWPVVDDGIEFLDRHGAPLDLGRVLTPDDDPAEVAHFLREAGFLHLRGWLDPADMRKVSDEIDRALPDYHEGDGRSWWATVAGGTRRCVRLQEFVERSPTTAAILNGARWDQLRRMLAGDDELVRKTGARGLEALIKPRDVVAGASDVSFHRDCHFGRHAYQCSGTVVGIAVTASGEANGQLRVVAGSHRVLMPVEIAKTRPYLPVVAVPTEPGDLTVHLSCTLHESTPPLLAERRVMYTGFSLAPREPAAGGSQALSDLRERVSRLLLEQGSRP from the coding sequence ATGTCGATCGCCCTGGACCGCCGGACCCGTCTCGACTCGGACCTGCGCACGTTAGGGATGGCGGAGTTCCTCGCCGGTGACTTCCCGGATCTCGTCGTGCGCCACGGCGCCCTGGTGGCGCGCGGTGTCGAGGCGTTCGGCGCGCCGCCGCTCGCCATCGAGACCGCCGACGGTTCCTGGTCGTTCGCCGCCGACGGCGGCACGCTGGCCGTCTCGCCCGGAGTCGCGCCCGGTGCGCTCGTGGTGACGCTCGACGGGGACGCGTTGTCCGACTGGTTGCAGAACCAGCGCTCGTTCAACGCGATGATCACCGCCCGCGAGCTGCGGTATCGCGGTGGCGGCGAGTGGGACGTGTCGGTCTGGGACTCGCTGTGGCTCACGCTGCTGGAGGGCTGGCCGGTCGTGGACGACGGGATCGAGTTCCTCGACCGCCACGGGGCACCGCTGGACCTCGGCCGCGTGCTCACCCCGGACGACGACCCGGCCGAGGTCGCGCACTTCCTGCGCGAGGCCGGGTTCCTGCACCTGCGCGGCTGGCTCGACCCGGCCGACATGCGGAAGGTCTCGGACGAGATCGACCGCGCGCTCCCGGACTACCACGAGGGTGACGGCCGGTCCTGGTGGGCGACCGTCGCCGGCGGGACCCGTCGCTGCGTCCGGCTCCAGGAGTTCGTCGAGAGGTCCCCGACGACCGCGGCGATCCTGAACGGCGCCCGCTGGGACCAGCTGCGCCGCATGCTGGCCGGCGACGACGAGCTCGTCCGTAAGACCGGTGCCCGTGGCCTGGAGGCACTCATCAAGCCGCGCGACGTCGTCGCCGGCGCGTCGGACGTGAGCTTCCACCGGGACTGCCACTTCGGCCGGCACGCCTACCAGTGTTCCGGCACCGTCGTGGGTATCGCCGTCACCGCCAGCGGCGAGGCGAACGGGCAGCTACGCGTCGTCGCGGGCTCCCACCGGGTGCTGATGCCGGTGGAGATCGCCAAGACCAGGCCCTACCTGCCCGTCGTCGCCGTGCCGACCGAACCGGGAGACCTCACCGTGCACCTGAGCTGCACGCTGCACGAGTCGACCCCGCCGCTCCTGGCGGAACGCCGCGTCATGTACACCGGCTTCTCGCTCGCCCCGCGCGAGCCGGCGGCCGGCGGCAGCCAGGCGCTCTCCGACCTGCGCGAGCGGGTGTCCCGGCTGCTGCTCGAACAGGGCTCCCGGCCATGA